One Nicotiana sylvestris chromosome 12, ASM39365v2, whole genome shotgun sequence genomic window carries:
- the LOC138883357 gene encoding uncharacterized protein — MDFVVGLPRTQWKCDAVWVIGDRLTKSAHFILVMTTYSSEELVRVYIREIIRLHGVAVSIISDQGTQFTSCYQSSIQMAPYEALYGRRCQSLVGWFESGEVMLLGTDLVQDALEKVKGVMRFGKKGKLSPRFISPFEVLRRVGEVAYELSLPPSLAGVHPVFHVSMLRKYHCDPSHVLDFNSVQLDKDQSYVEELVTILDGQVRKLRSKNIA; from the exons atggattttgttgttgggcttcCACGGACTCAGTGGAAGtgtgatgcagtttgggtgattggggataggctaaccaagtcagctcatttcattcttgtgatgactacttattcttccgaGGAGCTGGTTCGAGTTTATATCCGCGAGATTATCAGGCTTCATGGCGTGgcggtatctatcatctctgaccaGGGTACACAGTTTACATCATG ttatcagtcaagcattcagatggctccatatgaggctctatatggtaggcggtgtcagtcTCTAGTAGGTTGGTTCGAGTCGGGCGAGGTTATGCTTTTGGGTACAGACctggttcaagatgctttggagaaggttaag ggtgttatgaggtttgggaagaagggcaagctgagcccaaggtttattagCCCATTCGAGGTATtgcggcgagttggggaggttgcttatgagctttccttGCCTCCCAGtctagcaggagttcatccagtattccatgtttctatgctccggaagtatcactgtgatccgtctcatgtgttggatttcaactcagtccagttggataaggatcaatcttatgttgaggagttgGTTACTATTTTGGACgggcaggttcgaaagctaaggtcaaagaacattgcttaa